The genomic segment TTgtacaaaactatttattaaaagatACAGTGGTTACAAACATATATTATGGATGGATCCGTAGACCCAGGGCGTTCCATCACCTAACCTCACTATCGACCCCTAGTCTTTTTCACAGTGTCTCTTATTCCCCTGCCGGACTcatatataacaatatatatgtatatatatacatatatgtatatatatatacatacatatatatatatatatatatatatatatatatatatatatatatatatatatatatatatatatatatatatatatatatatatatatatatatatatatatatatatatatatatataaggtaacTGACCCTATAATTGATACTGTCCGTATATTTGACAGGTTTTATCAATAAagctaaaaattaagaaaatggaTCCGCAATTCAGTAGATTTGTGGTAGTAACGCCATCTTTCATTTGTTCTGAAATCAATCACCCCGACTTTCTTACTCAGTTGGTAAAAAACGCGCCAAAACAACAGTTGTAATGTGCATGCACACGGTGCAATAGCGTCTCTTGTGTTTTGATGTGGTGAATAAATTAAGGTGAGTGAAAATCAAGTTACTTTTCAAATGTGTTCTACAATGTTGCTACTGTTGCAAGGAAGGTTTTGTTGCTTGATATAACATTTATAGAGTCTAAAAatcaatttttcattaaaaatgctctaaaatttccaatatgtCAGCTATTTTTTAGGGTGTCAAATTTTAGGACATCTTCTGGTAAAGTGCTATAAATTTGACATGTAGGTGTCAAATTTAGGGACACCCAACTATTAATATCATATGTTCGTTTTCTGTATCCATCTCACAGAAATTGCGTATAGTTATCCTTTTTTGGTATATTTCATTACCAATGTTTTAAAAACCTAAATCTGACACCCCAGTCAAATTTAAGATCAAGGGTGTCAAAAATAGGTACACGAAAGTTGCTTTATGAAAAATTGAATTaatttagcattattttgttaataagtaAGGATAACTAAGATAACTCTTATTTTTAGATGCCTAACAAGGgaaatatttatagaaaatatTCTCAGAAGGATCTGAGTAGAGCTGTAGAAGCCTGTAAAAATGGAATGTCTTGTGCTTCAGCAGCTAAACAATTTAATGTGCCACGTATCACTTTGATGTACAAAGTGTCAGGAAAATTTCCTATGGGATGCAAAAGTGGAGTAAGCACTGTATTAACTGAAGGCGAAGAAAGTCTATTAAAGGATTGGATAATAAATGTTGCTAAAACCGGTTTTCCCGTAACAAAAGACCAATTATTAGACAGTGTTGCCTTGCTTGTGTTGAAGAGGCCTAATAATTTTACAAATGGTAGACCTAGTAGACATTGGTTTGAAGGATTTTTGCAGCGACATCCGGAATTACGTCAACGAATGACCCAAAACCTAACAAGCTCTAGGTCTGCTGTCTCGGAAACAAATATCCGAAAGTGGTTTGAGGAAATCAATGAATATTTTGTTGCAAATAACATTGAAATCACCAATCCCAGACAAATATTTAACGCTGATGAAACAGCCTTTTTCTTGTCGCCAAAGGGCAAAAAAGTTCTTACTAAAAAAGGATCAAAAATAGTATACAGCTATTCAAATGCAAATGACAAGGAATGTATCACTACACTAATAACAGGTAAAGTATCTTAAATAATAGGTAACACTTTTCTCTActaaattttcatgttttttaggCAATGCTGCAGATGAAGTAGCTCCGCCGATGATAATGCTTAGCTATGAACGGATCCCTAAGAATATAATATTAAAGTGCCCACAACCCCACTGGGCAATAGGACGCTCGGACTCTGGCTGGATGACAGTTTCTTTGAATTCATTTCCAATAATTTTTACAACTGGTTGTTAAAAAATGACGTCCCATTTCCAGTTGTTCTATTTGTTGATGGGCATAAGTCCCACTTAACCTACAATTTAAGTGCCTTTTGTTCCGAAAAGAATATCATACTGATAAGTCTTCTGTCTAACGCCACTCACATTTTACAACCTATGGATGTGGGCGTTTTTCATCCATTAAAAAGTGGGTGGCAAAATGAAGTTCATGCTTGGAGactagaaaataaaaaacaaacccttaaaaaagaagattttgcgCCAATGCTTAATAAAGTTTTGCAGAAAGTTCTTGGTTCTGGACAAGAGAAAATACTGAAAAATGCGTTTAGGAAATGTGGATTATATCCATTCGACGTTAATAGTGTCGATTTCTCAAAAGTGTTGAGAAATGAAATTGCATCAACTCTCTCAGATGTACAAGATACATGCCACTTGAAATCAAATAAAGTTGTTAAAGATGATTTAATAGGTGCTTTAAGGGTCATAGAATCTTTTCTAGACAAAAATCTACTTGAGAGTTTTCGAGCTAAGGTGAAATTGGCTAAATGGAATGGAAAAGTAGAAGATACAAACTTATTTTTTCTTTGGAAGAATCTGAATGAAAAGGTACAAGCAAACAAGCACCCTGAAGGAGAGGTCTCGAAGGATATAATAATAGAGGTTGCACATGATGTTTTGTTGGAGGACATAAATTGGGAAGATGTAGATATTGAAACAGAGGAACAAGAAATTTTAGATAACGGAGAAAATGAAGCAGTCATCAAGGAAAGTGGAGAGGCAAATGTAACAACATTAGATGAAGAAGATACTATTATTTTAGATCCTAGTAAGAAAGGTGAAGAACAAGCACCACACTATGAGACTATCGTTAGTATAGATAGAGTGATAGAGGGAGAAGATGTAGTTTTGGAAAACGGTAGCAAATATGTGGAGCAAACGGATAATGAGAATGTAaccaaaataatagaaatagtAGGAaacaaaagagaagaagaaaCGATTTTCGAGGCTGATGGGAAAATTAAATGTAGCGAGCAACTAAGTGATGAGACAACTACAGTAAGAGAAACaaattggaaagaaaaagaaaagacaaaTATAACTTTGGATAATAGTGAGAAATGTAGCGAGCACGCAAGCGATGAAATAACAGTTAAGGGAGTTGAAACAATAGAGAAAGAAATCGTCAAAAATAACGATAAAGAAGAGATAGACGAAGCAAAGGAAAATAAGAACATGTTTTTAAAGAATAATAAGGATGCTCTATTGATACCCTCCCCCTTTAAATCTATTTTGTTTTGGCCAGATGGAAGTACAAACAAAAAATCAGGAAGAGTTGTCAAAGAAAAAGTTCCAAGTGTATGTTCCTCAGAACAGTGGAAagaatattatttgaaaaaggAAAACGAGAAGACTGAGAAAGAGAATGCAATTCTAGATAGAAAAAGAAAGCGAGAGGAGAAAAAACTTCAACTTCAAGAAGAAAAGGAGAAAAGATCAGTAAAGAAACTTTATAGACCTAGTGCAGTTGAATTTGtgaagaagaatatttttttaaatggaaaaaaTACTGAAGATAATTCAGTCGGTGTCGAAAAGAAGGAAACTACTCCAAAATCTGAAATTAATGTGACCGACTACGTTATAGTTCGCTATGAGGGTGAAAAATTCCCGGGAAAGGTCAAGAAAATTTCAAATTACAATGGTTTTTTTG from the Diabrotica undecimpunctata isolate CICGRU chromosome 1, icDiaUnde3, whole genome shotgun sequence genome contains:
- the LOC140433712 gene encoding uncharacterized protein, with protein sequence MDDQDNELSKIGEDTINELVRRSFKKLIRNKIQMPNKGNIYRKYSQKDLSRAVEACKNGMSCASAAKQFNVPRITLMYKVSGKFPMGCKSGVSTVLTEGEESLLKDWIINVAKTGFPVTKDQLLDSVALLVLKRPNNFTNGRPSRHWFEGFLQRHPELRQRMTQNLTSSRSAVSETNIRKWFEEINEYFVANNIEITNPRQIFNADETAFFLSPKGKKVLTKKGSKIVYSYSNANDKECITTLITGNAADEVAPPMIMLSYERIPKNIILKCPQPHWAIGRSDSGWMTVSLNSFPIIFTTGC